One Streptomyces sp. R28 DNA window includes the following coding sequences:
- a CDS encoding pentapeptide repeat-containing protein, with amino-acid sequence MEINDLTPAELRVWQAFATGTEVDFREGTEPEGAPERTLRAGVLRTLLLNGPREPGEIAALKVRGARVTGPLDLRYATVDSVIHLTHCRFEHAPDFVGAQLRYVSLRDSELPGLSVTRARIDGSLRLTRCRFDGAVRVDGAQIAGALFLDQAEITVADTAQPALQLNQVSVDDDLCAHHLRARGRVRLDGATVAGSLDLEDAELHNPGGNVIDAEALEVGANVLGRRLRAQGRIDLRGARIPGRFDLLYSRLSNPGGTAMRASSCVIGEVWLRKGPPVEGMLNLRRSQIEHLNLEPEMLPDQVRLLDLTYISLTPHVPPERRLPMLERDEDTFDPHGYEQLTAAYRRTGDDHAARLVQLAKQRRHRTTLPWYGRLWGHVQDATVGYGFRPMRALAWLLSLLAVGSVAFAVHAPPPLKADEAPHFNPFFYTLDLLLPVISFGQEPAFAPEGGQQWLSYVLVLTGWILATTVIAGVTRTVSRQ; translated from the coding sequence ATGGAGATCAACGATCTGACGCCGGCCGAACTGCGGGTGTGGCAGGCCTTCGCCACGGGCACCGAGGTGGACTTCCGTGAGGGGACCGAACCGGAAGGGGCACCCGAACGAACCCTTCGTGCCGGGGTGTTGCGGACACTGCTGCTCAACGGCCCCAGGGAGCCCGGGGAGATCGCGGCTCTCAAGGTCAGAGGCGCGCGCGTCACCGGTCCGCTGGACCTGAGGTATGCGACGGTCGACAGCGTCATCCACCTCACCCACTGCCGCTTCGAGCACGCGCCGGACTTCGTCGGCGCCCAGCTGCGCTACGTCAGCCTGCGGGATTCCGAGCTGCCCGGCCTCTCGGTGACGCGCGCCCGGATCGACGGCAGCCTGCGGCTGACACGCTGCCGCTTCGACGGGGCCGTCCGTGTCGACGGCGCGCAGATCGCGGGCGCGCTCTTCCTCGATCAGGCGGAGATCACCGTCGCCGACACCGCGCAGCCCGCCCTCCAGCTCAACCAGGTGTCCGTCGACGACGACCTGTGCGCGCATCACCTGCGCGCGCGGGGCCGGGTCCGGCTGGACGGCGCCACCGTGGCGGGCTCGCTCGACCTGGAGGACGCGGAGCTGCACAACCCCGGCGGCAACGTCATCGACGCGGAGGCCCTCGAAGTGGGCGCCAACGTGCTCGGCCGACGGCTGCGCGCCCAGGGCCGCATCGACCTGCGCGGCGCCCGCATACCCGGGCGGTTCGACCTGTTGTACAGCCGGCTGTCCAACCCGGGCGGCACCGCGATGCGGGCGAGCAGCTGTGTCATCGGCGAGGTGTGGCTGCGCAAGGGCCCGCCGGTCGAGGGCATGCTCAACCTGCGCCGCTCGCAGATAGAACACCTCAACCTGGAGCCGGAGATGCTGCCGGACCAGGTCCGTCTCCTCGACCTCACCTACATCTCCCTGACCCCGCACGTGCCGCCGGAGCGCCGGCTGCCCATGCTGGAGCGGGACGAGGACACGTTCGACCCACACGGATACGAGCAGTTGACCGCCGCGTACCGCCGCACCGGCGACGACCACGCCGCCCGCCTCGTCCAGCTCGCCAAGCAGCGCCGCCACCGCACCACCCTGCCCTGGTACGGCCGCCTGTGGGGCCACGTCCAGGACGCCACCGTCGGCTACGGCTTCCGGCCGATGCGTGCCCTGGCCTGGCTGCTGTCCCTGCTCGCCGTCGGCTCGGTCGCCTTCGCGGTGCACGCGCCCCCGCCGCTGAAGGCGGACGAGGCACCGCACTTCAACCCGTTCTTCTACACCCTCGACCTGCTGCTGCCGGTGATCTCCTTCGGACAGGAACCGGCGTTCGCCCCGGAGGGCGGGCAGCAGTGGCTGTCGTACGTCCTCGTTCTCACCGGCTGGATCCTCGCCACCACGGTCATCGCCGGCGTGACCCGCACCGTCAGTCGCCAGTAG
- a CDS encoding TetR/AcrR family transcriptional regulator, which translates to MTSVDEPARPNGRIRDAARTQAEILDVATQEFARVGFAGARVDDIAARTRTTKRMIYYYFGGKEQLFTAVLERAYGVIREAEQQLDVEHLDPVAAIRRLAELTFDHHEQHPDFIRLVSIENIHGAEHIAASEKLGKIGSPALDVIRRILESGRQSGLFTAEVDAVDLHAMISSFCFFRVSNRHTFGVLFGRDLVDPTQREHYRAMLGDMVIAYLTAERAAD; encoded by the coding sequence ATGACCAGCGTCGACGAACCGGCACGACCCAACGGACGGATCCGTGACGCCGCCCGCACCCAGGCCGAGATCCTGGACGTGGCGACGCAGGAGTTCGCCCGGGTCGGCTTCGCCGGCGCCCGTGTCGACGACATCGCCGCCCGCACCCGCACCACGAAGCGGATGATCTACTACTACTTCGGCGGCAAGGAGCAGCTGTTCACGGCCGTGCTGGAGCGCGCGTACGGCGTGATCCGGGAGGCCGAGCAGCAGCTCGACGTCGAGCACCTGGACCCGGTCGCGGCCATTCGCCGGCTGGCCGAGCTGACCTTCGACCACCACGAGCAGCACCCCGACTTCATCCGCCTGGTCAGCATCGAGAACATCCACGGGGCCGAGCACATCGCCGCCTCCGAGAAGCTCGGCAAGATCGGCTCACCGGCGTTGGACGTGATCCGCCGGATCCTGGAGTCGGGGCGGCAGTCCGGCCTGTTCACGGCCGAGGTCGACGCCGTCGACCTGCACGCGATGATCAGCTCCTTCTGCTTCTTCCGGGTCTCCAACCGGCACACCTTCGGCGTCCTGTTCGGCCGCGACCTGGTGGATCCGACCCAGCGCGAGCACTACCGCGCGATGCTCGGCGACATGGTGATCGCCTACCTGACCGCGGAGCGCGCGGCGGACTGA
- a CDS encoding histidine phosphatase family protein, producing the protein MGDLLLVRHGETEWSRSGQHTSWTDLPLTRAGEEQAKSLAPLLTGRAFALALTSPLSRAVRTAELAGVSGAAPEPDLHEWDYGGYEGITTVDIHRSRPDWYLWTDGVPPGPDGHPGESPAEVGARADRVLARVDVALLAGDVVLVAHGHFLRVVTARRLGLAPADGRLFQLATGTVSRLSTEHGRPVIAEWNTRP; encoded by the coding sequence GTGGGGGATCTCCTGCTGGTCCGCCACGGTGAGACGGAGTGGAGCAGGTCGGGACAGCACACCAGCTGGACCGACCTGCCCCTCACCCGGGCCGGTGAGGAACAGGCCAAGTCCCTCGCCCCGCTCCTCACCGGCCGGGCCTTCGCCCTGGCGCTCACCAGCCCGCTGAGCCGCGCCGTGCGCACCGCCGAACTGGCGGGCGTGAGCGGGGCCGCACCGGAACCGGACCTGCACGAGTGGGACTACGGCGGCTACGAGGGCATCACCACCGTCGACATCCACCGCTCCCGCCCCGACTGGTACCTGTGGACCGACGGGGTGCCGCCCGGCCCGGACGGTCACCCCGGCGAGTCACCGGCCGAGGTGGGGGCGCGTGCCGACCGGGTGCTCGCCCGGGTGGACGTGGCGCTGCTCGCCGGCGACGTGGTCCTCGTGGCGCACGGCCACTTCCTGCGCGTCGTGACGGCTCGCCGGCTGGGTCTGGCACCGGCGGACGGGCGGTTGTTCCAGCTGGCGACGGGCACGGTGAGCCGCCTGTCCACGGAGCACGGCCGCCCGGTGATCGCAGAGTGGAACACCAGGCCGTAG
- a CDS encoding glycosyltransferase, with amino-acid sequence MSRTLRALVYGDVDLNLIDGSAVWAQSTMQALSRAGCESRLVLKSPVRTGRLTDPLAELPGVTLVRPHEERLLPGLADRPMSPVQAAQVLTRLDADDPCDLLVLRGRRLVTRIVADGRFDGRIWAYLTDIPQSAAEMTEAARAELALIAEASQRLLCQTEELRCFLETWVPEACGKCVLSPPAVPEPGFPLPDRDAPHDPLRLVYTGKFAPRWNTLPMTRLPELLAERGVPAELHTVGDKIHDDASHPSFQADMARALAGAPGVHHHGGQPREEAMRIAADCDVGLGWRDPVLDSSLELSTKVLEFGALGLPVVLNRTPAHEALLGTDYPLFVPGRAGLDDAAEAVARAVREPQARRLAADRCREAARHHTLDGVAARWRAHLDRAFPAAPAGVTARSRPLRVGVAGHDLKFLTRLLDHFRSLPGLEIRVDAWPALSRHDPDASRELADWADVVVVEWCGPAAVWYSRHKRRGSRLVVRLHRFELDADWPGQVDIDAVDRVVCVSPYYARRTREHTGWPASKVVVVPNWVDTDQLDRPKAPGAHHRLGMIGIAPSRKRLDLGLDVLQALRARDRRWHLSVKSKPPWEYWWIWNKPEEREHYDAVLRRMQTSPLLEGAVVFDTFGPDVAGWLRRVGHVLSTSDDESFHLAPAEGMASGAVPSLLPWPGADEIYDRRWIHDSPEAMAEAIAALGEDGWHSAADLARTQVREGFSLERVAETWTELLVAG; translated from the coding sequence ATGAGCCGTACGCTGCGGGCGCTCGTCTACGGCGACGTGGACCTCAACCTCATCGACGGCTCCGCCGTGTGGGCGCAGTCGACGATGCAGGCCCTGTCCCGGGCGGGCTGCGAGAGTCGGCTCGTCCTGAAGTCCCCTGTCCGAACGGGCCGGTTGACCGATCCGCTGGCCGAGCTGCCCGGGGTCACCCTGGTGCGTCCGCACGAGGAGCGGCTGCTGCCGGGCCTCGCCGACCGGCCCATGTCGCCGGTGCAGGCCGCACAGGTGCTCACCCGGCTCGACGCGGACGACCCCTGCGACCTGCTGGTGCTGCGCGGCCGGCGGCTGGTGACGCGGATCGTGGCCGACGGCCGGTTCGACGGGCGGATCTGGGCCTATCTCACCGACATCCCGCAGTCCGCCGCCGAGATGACCGAGGCGGCCCGTGCGGAACTCGCCCTCATCGCCGAGGCCTCGCAGCGACTCTTGTGCCAGACCGAGGAGTTGCGCTGCTTCCTGGAGACCTGGGTGCCCGAGGCCTGCGGCAAGTGCGTGCTCAGCCCGCCCGCCGTGCCCGAGCCGGGCTTCCCGCTGCCGGACCGGGACGCCCCCCACGATCCGCTGCGTCTCGTCTACACCGGCAAGTTCGCACCCAGGTGGAACACCCTGCCCATGACCCGGCTGCCGGAGCTGCTCGCCGAGCGAGGCGTCCCCGCCGAACTGCACACCGTCGGCGACAAGATTCACGACGATGCGTCCCACCCCTCCTTCCAGGCCGACATGGCGCGGGCGCTGGCCGGCGCGCCCGGTGTCCACCACCACGGCGGACAGCCGCGCGAGGAGGCCATGCGCATCGCCGCGGACTGCGACGTGGGCCTCGGCTGGCGCGACCCGGTGCTCGACTCCAGCCTCGAACTGTCCACCAAAGTCCTGGAGTTCGGTGCTCTGGGCCTGCCCGTGGTGCTCAACCGCACACCGGCGCACGAGGCGCTGCTCGGCACCGACTACCCGCTGTTCGTGCCCGGACGCGCCGGACTCGACGACGCCGCCGAAGCCGTCGCCCGAGCCGTCCGCGAGCCGCAGGCCAGGCGCCTCGCGGCCGACCGCTGCCGCGAGGCAGCCCGGCACCACACCCTGGACGGAGTGGCCGCCCGCTGGCGCGCCCACCTCGACCGCGCCTTCCCCGCCGCACCCGCCGGAGTGACGGCCCGCAGCCGACCCCTGCGCGTAGGCGTCGCCGGGCACGACCTGAAGTTCCTCACCCGACTCCTCGACCACTTCCGCTCGCTGCCCGGACTGGAGATACGGGTCGACGCCTGGCCTGCGCTGTCCCGCCACGACCCGGACGCGAGCCGTGAACTCGCCGACTGGGCGGACGTGGTGGTCGTCGAGTGGTGCGGCCCGGCCGCCGTCTGGTACAGCCGCCACAAGCGGCGCGGCAGCCGGCTCGTCGTACGGCTGCACCGCTTCGAGCTGGACGCCGATTGGCCCGGCCAGGTCGACATCGACGCCGTCGACCGGGTGGTGTGCGTCAGCCCGTACTACGCCCGGCGCACCCGCGAGCACACCGGCTGGCCCGCCTCGAAGGTCGTGGTGGTCCCCAACTGGGTGGACACCGACCAGCTCGACCGCCCGAAGGCACCGGGTGCCCACCACCGCCTCGGCATGATCGGCATCGCGCCCAGCCGTAAACGCCTCGACCTCGGCCTCGACGTGCTTCAGGCGCTGCGTGCCCGGGACCGGCGCTGGCATCTGTCGGTCAAGTCGAAGCCGCCCTGGGAGTACTGGTGGATCTGGAACAAGCCCGAGGAACGTGAGCACTACGACGCCGTACTGCGCCGTATGCAGACCTCGCCGCTCCTGGAAGGAGCCGTCGTCTTCGACACGTTCGGGCCGGACGTGGCGGGCTGGCTGCGGCGGGTCGGGCATGTGCTGTCCACCAGCGACGACGAGAGCTTCCACCTCGCGCCCGCCGAGGGCATGGCCTCCGGCGCCGTACCGTCGCTGCTGCCGTGGCCCGGCGCGGACGAGATCTACGACCGGCGGTGGATTCACGACAGCCCCGAGGCGATGGCCGAGGCGATCGCCGCACTCGGCGAGGACGGCTGGCACTCCGCCGCCGACCTGGCCCGCACCCAGGTACGGGAGGGCTTCTCCCTGGAGCGGGTCGCCGAGACCTGGACGGAGCTGCTCGTGGCGGGATGA
- the gnd gene encoding phosphogluconate dehydrogenase (NAD(+)-dependent, decarboxylating) → MQLGLIGLGKMGGNMRERIRLAGHTVIGYDRNPEVSDVESLEELVRQLDAPRTVWVMVPAGTATQTVIDELKDLLSPGDTVVDGGNSRWTDDEKHAAELGIKGIGFVDAGVSGGVWGLQNGYALMVGGDKEHVERLQPIFEALKPEGPYGYVHAGRVGAGHFSKMVHNGIEYAMMQAYAEGWELLEKVNSVDNVREVFRSWQEGTVIRSWLLDLAVNALDEDEHLGKLRGYAEDSGEGRWTVEAAIDNAVPLPAITASLFARFASRQDDSPQMKMIAALRNQFGGHAVESK, encoded by the coding sequence ATGCAGCTCGGTCTCATCGGTCTCGGCAAGATGGGCGGCAACATGCGCGAGCGGATCCGCCTCGCCGGCCACACCGTCATCGGCTACGACCGCAATCCCGAGGTCTCCGACGTCGAGAGCCTCGAAGAGCTGGTCCGCCAGCTCGACGCGCCGCGCACCGTCTGGGTGATGGTCCCGGCCGGCACCGCCACCCAGACGGTCATCGACGAACTCAAGGACCTGCTGTCCCCGGGCGACACGGTGGTCGACGGCGGCAACTCCCGCTGGACGGACGACGAGAAGCACGCCGCCGAACTCGGCATCAAGGGCATCGGCTTCGTCGACGCGGGCGTCTCGGGCGGCGTGTGGGGCCTGCAGAACGGCTACGCGCTGATGGTCGGCGGCGACAAGGAGCACGTGGAGCGCCTGCAGCCGATCTTCGAGGCGCTCAAGCCGGAAGGGCCGTACGGCTACGTCCACGCCGGCCGCGTCGGTGCGGGGCACTTCTCGAAGATGGTCCACAACGGCATCGAGTACGCCATGATGCAGGCCTACGCCGAGGGCTGGGAGCTGCTGGAGAAGGTCAACTCGGTGGACAACGTCCGCGAGGTCTTCCGGTCCTGGCAGGAGGGCACGGTCATCCGTTCCTGGCTGCTGGACCTCGCGGTGAACGCCCTCGACGAGGACGAGCACCTGGGCAAGCTGCGCGGTTACGCGGAGGACTCCGGTGAGGGCCGGTGGACCGTCGAGGCGGCCATCGACAACGCCGTACCGCTGCCCGCGATCACGGCCTCGCTCTTCGCGCGGTTCGCGTCCCGCCAGGACGACTCCCCGCAGATGAAGATGATCGCGGCGCTGCGCAACCAGTTCGGCGGCCACGCCGTCGAGTCGAAGTAG
- a CDS encoding MFS transporter has protein sequence MSVLVPHAPPGQPKKAATAAWIGSALEYYDFFIYGSAAALIFPEVFFDESDPATATLLSLATFGVAYAARPIGALFLGHFGDRMGRKKIMVFTLILMGVSTFLIGCLPTRDQVGTLAPVLLVLCRVLQGISAAGEQASANSMTLEHAPPHRRGFFTSFTLSGTQGGQLLATLVFIPIAALPEEQLLSWGWRVPFWMSIAVAVVGYVIRRKLQETPAFEQQAATEGVAKMPLAVLMREHWADVLRVIAGALVASVSTIFTVWALSYATSDAVGMSRSSMLWVGALANLVALAAIPLWATLSDRIGRRPVYLIGAAGSAVMMFLYLWSISTGSYPLTLLLGIVTFGVVYSAANGVWPSFYGEMFSTRVRLSGMAIGTQIGFAVAGFAVTFAAQIAGPNGDDWSSVALFTAALCVPPVVAVLSARETARIPTEQLGERTAREAAQPESVTA, from the coding sequence GTGTCCGTCCTCGTCCCCCATGCCCCGCCAGGGCAGCCCAAGAAGGCCGCGACCGCCGCCTGGATCGGCAGCGCCCTGGAGTACTACGACTTCTTCATCTACGGCAGCGCCGCCGCGCTGATCTTCCCCGAGGTCTTCTTCGACGAGTCCGACCCGGCGACCGCCACCCTGCTGTCGCTGGCCACGTTCGGGGTGGCGTACGCCGCCCGGCCGATCGGCGCGCTGTTCCTCGGTCACTTCGGCGACCGGATGGGCCGTAAGAAGATCATGGTCTTCACGCTGATCCTGATGGGCGTGTCGACGTTCCTCATCGGCTGTCTGCCGACCCGCGACCAGGTCGGCACCCTCGCGCCCGTCCTGCTGGTGCTGTGCCGGGTGCTGCAGGGCATCTCGGCGGCGGGCGAGCAGGCCAGCGCCAACTCGATGACCCTGGAACACGCGCCACCACATCGGCGCGGCTTCTTCACCAGCTTCACGCTGAGCGGCACACAGGGCGGGCAGCTGCTGGCCACCCTGGTCTTCATCCCGATCGCCGCGCTGCCGGAGGAGCAGCTGCTGTCGTGGGGCTGGCGGGTGCCGTTCTGGATGAGCATCGCGGTCGCCGTCGTCGGATATGTCATCCGCCGCAAGCTGCAGGAGACGCCCGCCTTCGAGCAGCAGGCCGCGACCGAGGGCGTCGCCAAGATGCCGCTCGCGGTGCTGATGCGGGAGCATTGGGCGGATGTGCTGCGGGTGATCGCCGGTGCGCTGGTCGCCTCGGTCAGCACGATCTTCACGGTGTGGGCGCTGTCGTACGCCACGAGTGACGCGGTCGGGATGAGCAGGTCCTCGATGCTGTGGGTGGGCGCTCTCGCCAACCTGGTCGCGCTCGCCGCGATCCCGCTGTGGGCCACGCTGTCGGACCGCATCGGCCGCCGCCCGGTGTACCTGATCGGCGCGGCCGGCAGCGCGGTGATGATGTTCCTGTACCTGTGGTCGATCTCGACCGGCTCCTACCCGCTGACCCTGCTGCTGGGCATCGTCACCTTCGGTGTGGTCTACAGCGCCGCGAACGGTGTGTGGCCCTCGTTCTACGGCGAGATGTTCTCCACCCGGGTCCGCCTGTCCGGCATGGCCATCGGCACCCAGATCGGCTTCGCGGTCGCCGGGTTCGCGGTCACCTTCGCCGCGCAGATCGCCGGCCCGAACGGCGACGACTGGTCCTCGGTCGCCCTGTTCACGGCCGCCCTGTGCGTGCCTCCGGTCGTGGCCGTCCTCTCGGCCCGAGAGACCGCCAGGATCCCGACGGAGCAGCTCGGCGAGCGCACGGCCCGGGAGGCCGCGCAGCCGGAGTCGGTGACGGCCTGA
- a CDS encoding shikimate dehydrogenase: MAKDAKDSYLVGLIGSGIGPSLSPALHEREADRQGLRYLYRLIDIDTLGVPPQAVGDLVRSARDLGFDGLNITHPCKQLVIGHLDALAPQAEALGAVNTVVFEDGRAVGHNTDVTGFAASFARGLPDVPLERVVQLGAGGAGAAVAHAMLTLGAERVTVVDALADRAADLAASLNRHFGADRAVGAALDALPTLMGHADGLVHATPTGMAAHPGLPLPAELLHPGLWVAEVVYRPLETELLRTARALGCATLDGGGMAVFQAVDAFRLFTGREPDSARMLADIAELAGPVRSPR, from the coding sequence GTGGCCAAGGACGCCAAGGACTCGTATCTCGTCGGGCTGATCGGCTCCGGCATCGGCCCGTCGCTCAGCCCGGCTCTGCACGAGCGGGAGGCCGACCGGCAGGGTCTGCGCTATCTGTACCGGCTCATCGACATCGACACGCTCGGCGTCCCGCCGCAGGCGGTGGGCGACCTGGTGCGGTCCGCCCGTGACCTGGGCTTCGACGGGCTCAACATCACGCACCCGTGCAAGCAGCTCGTCATCGGGCACCTGGACGCGCTCGCCCCGCAGGCCGAGGCGCTGGGCGCGGTCAACACCGTCGTCTTCGAGGACGGCCGGGCCGTCGGCCACAACACGGACGTCACCGGCTTCGCCGCCTCCTTCGCACGCGGGCTGCCCGACGTGCCGCTGGAGCGGGTCGTGCAGCTGGGCGCCGGAGGCGCGGGGGCGGCCGTCGCGCACGCCATGCTGACGCTCGGCGCCGAGCGGGTCACCGTGGTCGACGCGCTGGCCGACCGGGCCGCCGATCTAGCCGCCTCCCTGAACCGGCACTTCGGCGCCGACCGCGCGGTGGGCGCCGCTCTCGACGCGCTCCCCACGCTCATGGGCCACGCCGACGGCCTCGTGCACGCCACCCCCACCGGCATGGCCGCCCACCCCGGCCTGCCCCTCCCGGCTGAGCTGCTCCACCCGGGGCTGTGGGTCGCCGAGGTCGTCTACCGCCCGCTGGAGACGGAGCTGCTCCGCACCGCCCGTGCCCTGGGCTGCGCCACCCTCGACGGCGGCGGCATGGCGGTCTTCCAGGCGGTGGACGCGTTCCGCCTGTTCACCGGGCGCGAGCCCGACAGCGCGCGGATGCTCGCGGACATCGCCGAACTGGCGGGTCCGGTACGAAGCCCGAGGTAG
- a CDS encoding bifunctional sugar phosphate isomerase/epimerase/4-hydroxyphenylpyruvate dioxygenase family protein gives MRTSIATVSLSGSLTEKLTAASRAGFDGVEIFENDLLASPLTPEEIRGRCADLGLTVDLYQPMRDIEAVPAGEFARNLRRARHKFELMGRLGADTVLVCSSVHPLAVDDDALAAEHLSQLAELAQDFGIRVAYEALAWGRHVSTYDHAWRIVETAGHPALGTCLDSFHILSRGSDPKGIEDIPGEKIFFLQLADAPLLAMDVLQWSRHYRCFPGQGGFDVAGLVRHVLHTGYDGPLSLEVFNDVFRQAEAGPTAVDAHRSLLVLQETVGLATPPVPVVPTGVAFAELVTPDAAPVSAVLGALGFARTARHRSKPVDLWELGGARVLVNTGGSARRDGTGLAAIGLESPDPAGAARRAEALLAPVLPRRRAPQDAPLDAVAAPDGTELFFCATDRPELPNWRADFTDVEHEAGAQGVHRIDHLALTQPWHHFDEATLFHRSVLGLHAQESVDVADPYGLMRSRAVTNPDGSVRIALSVGPAPTDGTVHAQHIALATDDVVAAARRYREAGGRLLPIPANYYDDLGARYEFADGELETYRELGILYDRDACGEFRHCYTVTVGRVFFELVQRDGYRGYGAQNAPVRLAAQHVLRPGR, from the coding sequence ATGCGTACGTCCATCGCCACCGTCTCCCTCAGCGGATCCCTCACCGAGAAGCTCACGGCCGCCTCCCGGGCCGGCTTCGACGGTGTGGAGATCTTCGAGAACGACCTGCTGGCCAGCCCGCTCACCCCCGAGGAGATCCGCGGCCGCTGCGCCGACCTCGGCCTCACCGTCGACCTCTATCAGCCGATGCGGGACATCGAGGCGGTGCCCGCAGGGGAGTTCGCCCGCAATCTGCGCCGCGCCCGGCACAAGTTCGAGCTGATGGGGCGGCTCGGCGCCGACACCGTCCTCGTCTGCTCCAGCGTCCACCCCCTGGCGGTGGACGACGACGCGCTCGCCGCCGAGCACCTGTCCCAACTCGCGGAGCTGGCCCAGGACTTCGGCATCCGCGTCGCCTACGAGGCGCTCGCCTGGGGACGGCACGTCAGCACGTACGACCACGCCTGGCGCATCGTCGAGACGGCCGGCCACCCGGCGCTCGGCACCTGCCTGGACAGCTTCCACATCCTCTCCCGAGGCTCCGACCCCAAGGGCATCGAGGACATCCCCGGCGAGAAGATCTTCTTCCTCCAGCTGGCGGACGCCCCGCTGCTCGCGATGGACGTCCTGCAGTGGAGCCGGCACTACCGCTGCTTCCCCGGACAGGGCGGCTTCGACGTCGCCGGACTGGTACGCCACGTCCTGCACACGGGATACGACGGCCCCCTCTCCCTGGAGGTCTTCAACGACGTCTTCCGCCAGGCCGAGGCCGGCCCGACGGCCGTGGACGCCCACCGTTCGCTGCTGGTCCTCCAGGAGACGGTCGGCCTGGCCACCCCGCCCGTCCCCGTCGTCCCCACCGGCGTCGCCTTCGCCGAGCTGGTCACGCCCGACGCCGCACCGGTCTCGGCCGTACTCGGCGCCCTGGGCTTCGCCCGCACCGCACGGCACCGCAGCAAACCGGTCGACCTCTGGGAGCTGGGCGGGGCCCGCGTCCTGGTGAACACCGGGGGCTCGGCCCGCCGCGACGGCACCGGACTCGCCGCCATCGGCCTGGAGTCACCGGACCCGGCCGGCGCCGCCCGCCGCGCCGAGGCCCTTCTCGCCCCCGTCCTGCCCCGCCGCCGTGCCCCGCAGGACGCCCCACTGGACGCGGTCGCGGCCCCCGACGGCACGGAACTCTTCTTCTGCGCCACGGACCGTCCCGAACTGCCCAACTGGCGGGCCGACTTCACGGACGTCGAGCACGAGGCAGGGGCGCAGGGCGTGCACCGCATCGACCATCTCGCCCTCACCCAGCCCTGGCACCACTTCGACGAGGCGACCCTCTTCCACCGCAGCGTCCTCGGCCTGCACGCCCAGGAGAGCGTCGACGTCGCCGACCCCTACGGCCTGATGCGCAGCCGCGCCGTCACCAACCCCGACGGCAGCGTCCGTATCGCCCTGAGCGTCGGGCCGGCGCCGACCGACGGCACCGTGCACGCCCAGCACATCGCGCTGGCCACGGACGACGTGGTCGCCGCGGCCCGGCGCTACCGGGAGGCGGGCGGTCGCCTGCTGCCGATCCCCGCCAACTACTACGACGACCTGGGCGCGCGGTACGAGTTCGCGGACGGCGAGCTGGAGACGTATCGCGAGCTGGGCATCCTCTACGACCGTGACGCCTGCGGCGAGTTCCGGCACTGCTACACGGTGACGGTCGGCCGCGTCTTCTTCGAGCTCGTACAGCGGGACGGCTACCGGGGGTACGGCGCCCAGAACGCACCGGTGCGGCTTGCCGCCCAGCACGTTCTGCGGCCCGGCCGGTGA